The proteins below come from a single Chryseobacterium bernardetii genomic window:
- the bglX gene encoding beta-glucosidase BglX produces the protein MKKLIVLATLALSPVFSAQEMVDKPVQSYQTAQYQARKKAFVDNLLSKMTLDEKIGQMNLPTSGDFTTGMAQSSDIGKKVEQGLVGGLFNIKGADKIKAVQKVAVEKSRLKIPMIFGMDVIHGYETTFPIPLGLAASWDMNLVQQSARVAAREAAFDGINWTFSPMVDISREPRWGRVSEGSGEDPYLGSEISKNMVYGYQGKDLANGTNILACVKHFALYGAGESGRDYNTVDMSHVRMFNEYFPPYKAAVDAGVASVMASFNEVDGVPATGNRWLQTEVLRNQWKFKGFVVTDYTGINEMVDHGMGDLQQVSALALKAGVDMDMVGEGFLTTLKKSLSEGKVTQAEIDMAARRILEAKYDLGLFDNPYKHGDAKLAAKEVYNLENRNIARSVAAQSMVLLKNENQVLPLKKSGTVAVIGPLVNNSMNMAGTWSVATKHSASVNLMQGLQANYGKDVKFLSAKGANIDYDAKLEEIYAAHGKKTDRDSRSKEELLKEAVDVANKADVIVLAIGESAEMSGESSSRSEITIPQSQVDLLNELKKTGKPIAMILFTGRPLALTNVKDMPDAILNAWFPGSEAGNAIADVIFGKVNPSGKLPMTFPRSLGQVPIYYNAKNTGRPLDQKLTDKCEYQRFRSNYMDECNTPLYAFGYGLSYTRFNYSDISISNANPKGNQTVQASVTVTNSGNYDGAEVVQLYIRDMVGSITRPVKELKGFQKIFLKKGESKKVTFDITPESLKFYNGDLKYDWESGEFDIMIGTSSDEVKHSKINWTK, from the coding sequence ATGAAAAAGTTAATTGTACTAGCAACCCTGGCGCTTTCGCCAGTGTTTTCCGCTCAGGAAATGGTGGATAAGCCTGTACAGTCTTACCAGACTGCACAATATCAGGCCAGGAAGAAAGCCTTTGTAGACAATCTTTTATCTAAAATGACCTTAGATGAAAAAATCGGCCAGATGAACCTTCCCACTTCCGGAGATTTTACTACCGGGATGGCACAGAGTTCAGATATCGGGAAAAAAGTAGAACAGGGATTAGTAGGCGGATTATTCAATATAAAAGGGGCAGATAAAATTAAAGCCGTTCAGAAAGTAGCTGTTGAAAAAAGTCGTCTGAAAATTCCGATGATCTTCGGAATGGATGTTATTCACGGCTATGAAACCACCTTTCCCATTCCGTTAGGTTTAGCCGCTTCATGGGATATGAACCTGGTACAGCAGTCTGCAAGAGTGGCCGCAAGAGAAGCCGCTTTCGATGGAATCAACTGGACATTTTCGCCAATGGTGGACATTTCCCGTGAACCAAGATGGGGAAGAGTTTCCGAAGGCTCAGGAGAAGATCCGTATTTAGGAAGCGAGATCTCAAAAAATATGGTATATGGATATCAGGGGAAAGACCTGGCCAACGGTACCAATATATTAGCTTGTGTTAAACATTTTGCCCTGTATGGAGCCGGTGAATCAGGAAGAGATTATAACACTGTTGATATGAGCCATGTAAGAATGTTCAATGAATATTTTCCACCTTATAAAGCAGCTGTAGATGCTGGGGTAGCTTCAGTAATGGCCTCTTTCAATGAAGTGGACGGGGTTCCTGCAACAGGAAACAGGTGGCTTCAGACCGAAGTATTGAGAAATCAGTGGAAATTTAAAGGATTTGTAGTGACGGATTATACCGGAATCAATGAAATGGTGGATCATGGTATGGGAGATCTTCAGCAGGTTTCTGCATTGGCTTTAAAAGCCGGTGTTGATATGGACATGGTAGGAGAGGGCTTTTTAACCACTTTAAAAAAATCATTATCCGAAGGAAAAGTTACCCAGGCCGAGATTGATATGGCAGCAAGAAGAATTCTGGAAGCAAAATATGATTTAGGTCTTTTTGATAATCCATACAAGCATGGGGATGCAAAACTGGCCGCTAAAGAAGTATATAATCTGGAAAACCGCAATATTGCAAGAAGCGTTGCTGCACAGTCAATGGTTTTACTGAAAAATGAAAATCAGGTATTACCTTTAAAAAAATCAGGGACAGTTGCTGTAATCGGTCCATTGGTAAACAATTCAATGAACATGGCCGGAACATGGAGTGTGGCTACAAAGCATAGTGCTTCAGTGAATTTAATGCAGGGGCTTCAGGCAAATTATGGTAAAGACGTAAAATTCCTTTCCGCAAAAGGAGCCAACATTGATTATGATGCAAAACTGGAAGAAATTTATGCCGCTCACGGAAAGAAAACTGATAGAGACAGCCGTTCAAAAGAAGAACTGTTAAAAGAAGCAGTGGATGTTGCCAATAAAGCTGACGTTATTGTTTTAGCTATTGGGGAATCTGCAGAAATGAGCGGGGAATCTTCATCAAGATCAGAGATAACCATTCCACAGTCTCAGGTTGACCTTTTAAATGAATTGAAAAAGACAGGAAAGCCAATCGCAATGATTCTTTTCACAGGTCGTCCATTGGCATTAACGAATGTAAAAGATATGCCAGATGCAATCCTTAATGCATGGTTCCCAGGATCAGAAGCAGGAAATGCAATAGCTGATGTTATTTTCGGAAAAGTAAATCCATCAGGAAAACTTCCGATGACTTTCCCAAGAAGCCTTGGACAGGTTCCTATTTACTACAATGCTAAAAATACCGGACGCCCGCTGGATCAGAAACTGACGGATAAATGCGAATACCAAAGATTCCGTTCCAATTATATGGATGAATGCAACACTCCGCTGTATGCATTTGGATATGGATTGAGTTATACAAGGTTTAACTATTCAGATATCAGTATATCCAACGCCAATCCGAAAGGAAACCAGACCGTTCAGGCTTCTGTAACGGTAACCAATTCAGGGAATTATGACGGGGCAGAAGTTGTTCAGTTATATATCAGGGATATGGTGGGAAGTATTACAAGACCAGTAAAAGAACTGAAAGGCTTCCAGAAAATATTCCTGAAAAAAGGAGAATCTAAAAAAGTAACCTTTGATATCACCCCGGAAAGCCTGAAATTCTACAACGGAGATTTGAAATACGACTGGGAGTCAGGAGAATTTGATATCATGATCGGAACTAGCTCTGATGAGGTGAAGCACTCAAAGATCAACTGGACCAAGTAA